The Pyrenophora tritici-repentis strain M4 chromosome 10, whole genome shotgun sequence genome contains a region encoding:
- a CDS encoding FabG, Dehydrogenase with different specificities (related to short-chain alcohol dehydrogenase), which translates to MAVYVITGVSKGLGFEFTKQLSSDPKNLIVGLVRNKSATEKKIKQELPTRSNIHILHADLSNHASIKQAAADTALIVGDRGVDVLLANAGLVSYFDGFTAIGELANKPTELETCAHDLFQTNVIGNIHLFHAFLPLVLASPAPTKRVVTITSGVADLDLTNEVEIDIGALYSASKAAMNLVVAKFSVQYKKDGVVFMGISPGLVEVGHYDGVSEEEMKGMMAFVQKLQKYAPHFKGPITPEESVRAVRSVWENATVEKDAGAFVSHLGNKQWV; encoded by the exons ATGGCCGTCTACGTCATCACCGGAGTATCAAAAGGCCTCGGA TTCGAATTCACAAAACAACTCTCTTCGGACCCCAAAAACCTAATCGTCGGCCTCGTCCGCAACAAATCCGCGACCGAGAAGAAGATAAAGCAAGAACTGCCCACCCGCTCAAACATCCATATTCTCCACGCCGATCTCAGCAACCACGCTAGCATCAAACAAGCCGCCGCCGACACAGCGCTGATAGTAGGGGATCGCGGTGTTGACGTGCTGCTTGCGAATGCAGGACTTGTGTCGTATTTTGATGGGTTTACTGCGATTGGGGAGTT AGCAAACAAACCAACCGAACTCGAAACCTGCGCCCACGACCTCTTCCAAACAAACGTAATCGGCAATATTCACCTTTTCCACGCTTTCCTGCCCCTAGTCCTCGCCTCCCCTGCGCCCACTAAACGGGTCGTTACGATAACATCCGGCGTCGCGGACCTGGATCTAACCAACGAGGTTGAAATCGATATTGGAGCGCTGTACTCTGCGTCAAAGGCGGCTATGAATCTTGTCGTGGCCAAGTTTAGTGTGCAGTATAAGAAGGATGGGGTGGTTTTTATGGGGATTAGTCCGGGGTTGGTGGAGGTGGGTCATTATGATGGTG TTAGCGAAGAGGAGATGAAGGGAATGATGGCTTTTGTGCAGAAGCTGCAAAAGTATGCGCCGCATTTCAAGGGCCCGATTACGCCCGAGGAGAGCGTTAGGGCTGTGAGGAGCGTTTGGGAGAATGCGACCGTGGAGAAGGATGCGGGGGCTTTTGTGTCGCATTTGGGGAATAAGCAGTGGGTTTAG
- a CDS encoding GTPase SAR1 and related small G protein: MATVRICLCGDDGVGKSSIITSLVKDVFVTAKIQAVLPQVTLPPTLGTPDNVTTTIVDTSALPHERHALRKELRKSNVILLVYSDHYSYERVALFWMPYFRSLGVNVPVVLCANKSDLASNGTTSQVVSEEMLPVMNEFKEIDSCIRVSAKEHHNINEVFFLCQKAVTHPIAPLYDSKENALKPAAVSALQRVFHLCDTDKDGYWNDQEIHDFQIKCFEKPLGDDDLANIKRSMERFAPGATGEHGMDVKGFLLLNKIFAEKGRHETIWIILRKFHYTDSLSLQDTFLHPKFDVPQFSSAELSPSGYRFFVDLFLKFDMDNDGGLNDRELANLFAPTPGMPPSWVDSAFPSCTVRNEAGYITLQGWLAQWSMTTFEEPKTTLAYLAYLGFESGDRGGTTSALKVTKARKRRRKPGRVERNVFLCYVLGSSGSGKSALLSAFLQRPFSQTYHPTIKPRSAVNSVELKGGKQCYLIMEELGELEPAILENQAKLDACDLLCYTYDSSDPTSFAYIVELRKKYPLLDQLPAVYTALKADLDKTMQRCEQQPDQYTSALRMAPPLHVSTTWNSISELFVHLAESATHPSTAFPKQEEDEYDYLNLYLTLGAVTCAVASAVFIWKRKSGAW, encoded by the exons ATGGCGACCG TACGAATATGTCTATGCGGTGACGATGGCGTCGGCAAGAGCTCCATCATCACATCTCTTGTCAAGGATGTCTTCGTCACAGCCAAGATCCAGGCTGTCTTGCCCCAGGTGACGCTACCGCCCACGCTCGGAACGCCGGATAATGTCACCACCACCATCGTTGACACCTCTGCCCTGCCCCACGAGCGCCATGCCCTCCGAAAAGAGCTGCGAAAATCAAACGTCATCCTGCTCGTATACTCGGACCACTACAGCTATGAGCGGGTAGCGTTGTTTTGGATGCCATATTTTCGCTCGCTCGGCGTCAACGTGCCCGTGGTGCTCTGCGCCAACAAGTCCGATCTGGCCTCCAATGGTACCACATCCCAAGTTGTGTCCGAGGAGATGCTGCCGGTCATGAACGAGTTCAAGGAAATTGACTCGTGCATCCGCGTCAGTGCCAAGGAGCATCACAACATCAACGAGGTCTTCTTCCTCTGTCAAAAAGCCGTGACACACCCGATAGCGCCCCTATACGACTCCAAAGAGAACGCTCTCAAGCCCGCGGCTGTATCTGCCCTCCAGCGCGTCTTTCATCTCTGCGACACAGACAAGGATGGATACTGGAACGATCAGGAGATTCACGACTTTCAGATCAAGTGCTTTGAGAAGCCGCTCGGGGACGACGATCTGGCAAATATCAAGCGATCCATGGAGCGATTTGCACCCGGCGCTACTGGAGAGCATGGCATGGACGTAAAGGGCTTCTTGCTACTGAACAAGATTTTCGCAGAGAAAGGCCGTCACGAGACGATTTGGATAATTTTGAGAAAATTCCACTACACCGATAGTCTGAGTCTCCAGGATACCTTCTTACACCCCAAATTCGACGTTCCCCAGTTTTCTTCGGCTGAACTGAGCCCATCCGGGTATCGCTTCTTCGTCGACCTCTTTCTGAAGTTTGACATGGACAACGACGGCGGATTGAACGACAGGGAGCTTGCTAACCTCTTCGCGCCCACGCCTGGCATGCCCCCGTCTTGGGTCGACTCGGCGTTCCCATCATGTACAGTGCGCAACGAGGCAGGATACATCACATTGCAGGGATGGCTGGCTCAGTGGAGCATGACTACCTTTGAAGAGCCAAAAACGACGCTGGCCTATCTAGCCTACCTAGGCTTCGAAAGCGGGGACCGCGGGGGAACAACGAGCGCACTAAAAGTCACCAAGGCTAGGAAACGACGGAGGAAGCCGGGGCGGGTGGAGCGGAACGTTTTCCTCTGCTACGTACTAGGCTCCAGCGGAAGTGGAAAGAGCGCCTTGCTGTCGGCCTTCCTACAGCGCCCCTTCAGTCAGACATACCACCCGACGATTAAACCGCGTTCGGCCGTCAACAGCGTCGAGCTGAAGGGTGGCAAGCAATGCTACCTGATCATGGAGGAGCTTGGCGAGCTCGAGCCTGCCATTCTGGAGAACCAGGCTAAGCTGGATGCGTGCGACTTGCTGTGTTACACGTACGACTCGAGCGATCCTACCAGTTTTGCGTATATCGTCGAGCTGCGGAAAAAGTACCCGCTGCTGGACCAGTTGCCAGCAGTATACACGGCATTAAAAGCAGACCTCGACAAGACGATGCAGCGCTGCGAGCAACAGCCCGATCAGTACACGAGCGCGCTAAGGATGGCGCCGCCACTACATGTCAGTACAACGTGGAACAGCATTTCGGAGCTATTTGTCCAT CTGGCCGAGAGCGCGACACACCCGTCGACGGCGTTCCCCAAGCAGGAGGAAGACGAGTACGATTACTTGAATCTCTACCTGACGCTAGGTGCAGTCACGTGCGCAGTAGCATCCGCAGTGTTCATCTGGAAGCGCAAGAGCGGGGCTTGGTGA
- a CDS encoding WD40 repeat protein, with the protein MFVLPPPPRYPIGGYPGAQPGQLIETNNTLTHPTGPEYQLVVGEGTYVLRDDLHLATPPPHPSEAPVHNPNPLATTISPPTSGTKLSLVALAPRQPSQSQLYRFGTRTSTRSQLPQSIQESPHETNSQSSDVGSHGANGIVSSPLDGLKTPVFGEGNAALSVLNGKDSKDASKRRKPKSNIVKSNSSFVSRVIPHEALTKRLQEHNPNGLYAFANINRAFQWLDLTSPTKEEHMTKILFTKAHALCHDINQITKGPNHLDIIMGFSTGDIIWYEPMSQKYARINKNGVINATAVSDIRWLPNSENLFLAAHMDGSLVVYDKEKEDAVFVPEENMSTSEEGLTDGEKKLKKLLTIKKSVNSKNQKMNPVSYWQVSRSKVNAFEFSPDRRHLAIVSEDGSFRIMDFLREKLIHHYMSYYGGMMCVCWSPDGRYVVTGGQDDLVSIWSLEDSMLVARCQGHNSWVTAVQFDPWRCDERNYRIGSVGEDCRLLLWDFSVGMLHRPKAASVRQRGSIASSNIKMQRTQTGNSTNRLRSNSNLSSSSMVEDDEVVHPVEPRARTAMLPPVLAKAVHEHPLCWLGFEEDCILTSCKNGHIRIWDRPKESAANDDSSMSASAKTSS; encoded by the exons ATGTT CGTGCTACCCCCTCCTCCACGCTATCCCATCGGAGGCTACCCAGGCGCGCAACCAGGCCAGCTTATCGAGACCAACAATACTCTGACCCATCCGACGGGTCCAGAGTATCAGCTTGTTGTTGGAGAAG GAACATACGTGCTCCGCGACGACCTCCACCTGGCCACGCCCCCGCCGCATCCGTCTGAAGCTCCCGTTCACAACCCGAATCCTCTTGCGACGACGATATCGCCGCCAACATCTGGCACCAAGCTTTCACTCGTAGCCCTTGCGCCTCGCCAACCCTCGCAGTCGCAGCTCTACCGCTTCGGCACGCGCACTAGTACTCGCTCGCAGCTTCCGCAGAGCATACAGGAATCGCCGCACGAGACAAATAGCCAATCGAGTGACGTCGGCTCTCATGGCGCCAATGGAATTGTATCATCGCCCTTGGACGGCCTGAAGACACCGGTGTTTGGCGAAGGAAATGCAGCGCTGTCAGTGCTCAATGGCAAGGACTCCAAGGATGCGTCTAAGAGGCGGAAACCCAAGAGCAACATTGTTAAGAGCAACTCGTCCTTTGTGTCCAGGGTCATCCCGCACGAAGCTCTGACTAAGCGACTACAAGAACATAACCCCAATGGCCTTTATGCTTTTGCCAACATCAACCGTGCATTCCAATGGCTCGACCTGACGTCGCCCACCAAGGAGGAACATATGACTAAGATTCTGTTTACCAAAGCGCATGCATTATGTCACGACATCAACCAGATCACAAAAGGGCCGAACCACCTCGATATCATCATGGGATTCTCGACCGGTGACATCATATGGTACGAGCCCATGTCACAAAAGTATGCACGCATCAACAAAAACGGGGTGATCAATGCAACAGCCGTATCGGATATACGGTGGCTTCCCAACAGTGAGAACCTCTTTCTGGCGGCGCACATGGATGGAAGTCTAGTAGTGTATGACAAGGAAAAGGAAGATGCTGTGTTTGTCCCCGAGGAAAACATGTCTACTTCGGAAGAAGGTTTGACCGACGGGGAGAAGAAACTGAAGAAGCTGTTGACGATAAAGAAATCGGTCAATTCGAAGAACCAGAAAATGAACCCTGTCTCGTACTGGCAAGTCTCGAGATCCAAGGTCAACGCGTTTGAGTTTTCTCCAGACCGCCGCCATCTTGCCATTGTGTCCGAGGATGGGTCGTTCAGAATCATGGACTTTCTCAGGGAGAAGCTGATCCACCACTACATGAGCTACTATGGCGGCATGATGTGTGTCTGCTGGTCGCCCGACGGTCGATACGTGGTAACCGGAGGTCAAGATGATTTGGTGTCAATATGGTCCCTGGAGGACAGCATGCTAGTTGCACGCTGCCAGGGACACAACTCGTGGGTGACGGCAGTGCAGTTTGATCCATGGCGGTGCGACGAGCGAAATTATCGCATTGGCAGTGTGGGAGAAGACTGTCGCTTGTTGTTATGGGACTTTAGTGTGGGCATGCTGCATAGGCCAAAAGCG GCTTCGGTAAGACAACGCGGCAGCATCGCGTCGTCCAACATCAAGATGCAACGAACACAAACGGGCAATTCGACCAACCGCCTACGGTCCAACTCGAACCTTAGCTCGAGCAGCATGGTTGAGGACGACGAGGTGGTGCATCCGGTGGAGCCTCGGGCACGCACGGCCATGCTGCCTCCGGTGCTG GCGAAAGCGGTTCACGAGCATCCACTCTGCTGGCTGGGATTCGAAGAAGATTGCATCCTCACATCATGCAAAAATG GCCACATCAGAATATGGGATCGTCCCAAGGAAAGTGCCGCCAACGACGATAGCAGCATGTCAGCAAGTGCAAAGACAAGCTCGTAG
- a CDS encoding Arrestin-C multi-domain protein produces the protein MPRPGVGVFGKHAAPTLEIKPESPFVVFYGESSESHEAELKGKLVLNNPESMSVKNLRITLTGTRKVSWHVTNTVNPQPITQKSNFLVDELHLFPVDVGTKTKAHKLNAGYHEWDFKFKMPPNIDQSIEGLPTNWVVYSLKASVDRGYMSKQLTASTHIRVIRTLGRDMLESMPMEQINEDIWANKLAYKITVPQKNYIVGTSITADFVLIPLRKGVVISTIKMELLESRQLFADYAGRRISHQQEMQVAVTEGEMPENSAQTVPEGTEDPDALFDESHRFSMTLHLPKSLKSCRQSVDTENIRLSHKLRLYVNLKNPEGHTSQLLVKNHVHLFISPNLPPNEDQSVVVDQNILNQQAIQDEVNQNAPPTYGLHQLDSLYNDIDPSGFMTPSGQYSMMNSGANTPFYAQSRRGSAENLTSLDAAVHQPGGGASALALQHRLANLSMNHDDRSTRIQPSRHSSGDSTPANNAEPAYFDLPTSNYDMDALARTPSYNTAVRTPIGSRTPGGVDMMLPSYEIATSRPSSPNRSRGSRGTTPSPARSLDTLNEETYRNTQMNSRRQSPRTSDDGR, from the exons ATGCCTCGCCCTGGTGTCGGAGTATTCGGCAAACACGCCGCCCCTACCCTGGAGATCAA GCCGGAGTCGCCCTTTGTTGTCTTCTATGGAGAATCGTCAGAGTCGCACGAAGCGGAGCTGAAGGGCAAGTTGGTTCTGAACAACCCAGAGTCCATGTCAGTGAAGAACCTGCGCATCACACTCACAGGCACCCGCAAAGTCTC ATGGCATGTCACAAATACGGTGAACCCGCAACCCATTACCCAAAAGTCAAACTTCCTTGTCGACGAGCTGCACTTGTTCCCCGTCGATGTCGGCACCAAGACGAAAGCGCACAAGCTGAATGCTGGTTACCATGAGTGGGACTTCAAGTTCAAGATGCCCCCGAACATCGACCAAAGCATCGAGGGACTACCGACGAACTGGGTGGTTTATAGTCTTAAGGCGTCAGTGGACAGAGGCTACATGAGCAAGCAGCTCACTGCTAGCACGCACATCCGCGTAATTCGCACACTCGGCCGCGACATGCTTGAATCCATGCCCATGGAGCAGATCAACGAGGATATCTGGGCGAATAAGCTCGCATACAAGATTACCGTTCCCCAGAAGAACTATATCGTGGGCACCAGCATCACAGCAGACTTCGTCTTGATTCCGCTGCGCAAGGGCGTTGTCATATCGACCATCAAAATGGAGCTGTTAGAGTCGCGCCAACTCTTCGCAGACTATGCCGGACGGCGTATTAGCCATCAGCAGGAGATGCAAGTCGCGGTGACCGAAGGCGAAATGCCCGAGAACTCTGCGCAAACAGTTCCCGAAGGAACCGAAGATCCGGATGCTCTGTTTGACGAATCCCACCGTTTTTCCATGACGCTGCATCTCCCAAAGTCGCTCAAGAGCTGTCGGCAATCGGTGGATACTGAGAACATCCGGTTATCGCACAAGTTGCGGTTATACGTCAATCTCAAGAATCCGGAAGGTCACACGAGTCAGTTGCTGGTGAAGAACCACGTGCACCTGTTCATCTCGCCAAACTTGCCTCCGAACGAGGACCAGAGTGTGGTGGTCGATCAGAACATCCTAAACCAGCAAGCGATCCAGGACGAGGTCAACCAGAATGCGCCTCCTACGTATGGGCTGCATCAACTAGACTCGCTTTACAACGACATTGATCCTTCTGGTTTCATGACGCCAAGTGGTCAGTACAGCATGATGAACAGCGGCGCCAACACACCCTTCTACGCTCAGAGTAGACGCGGCTCAGCCGAGAATCTCACATCCCTGGATGCGGCGGTGCATCAGCCCGGTGGCGGTGCATCAGCATTGGCACTCCAGCACCGTCTTGCGAATCTTAGCATGAACCACGACGACCGATCCACACGCATCCAGCCATCAAGACACTCATCGGGTGATAGTACACCCGCCAACAACGCCGAACCAGCCTACTTTGACCTGCCCACGTCAAATTACGACATGGACGCTCTAGCGCGAACACCCAGCTACAACACAGCTGTGCGCACGCCCATTGGCTCAAGGACTCCTGGTGGCGTCGACATGATGCTTCCCAGCTACGAAATCGCAACGTCAAGACCCAGCTCTCCAAACCGCAGTAGAGGCAGCAGAGGAACGACTCCTAGTCCGGCTCGCAGTCTGGACACGTTGAACGAGGAAACGTATCGCAATACGCAGATGAATAGTAGGAGGCAAAGCCCCAGAACTAGTGATGATGGAAGGTAA
- a CDS encoding Amelogenin domain containing protein gives MSPPPNDHEKRDRIRILRSPLDPRIPMSSLAGLPDDGTILVLKHFYVDVCTDSIRRLYTIVPDLDDSQDYPDSPGTNDQTGTDTGTDIIRAWFRIMILNDSDAATLEHATMSRSIDKFLSGCQASQLEMYCDFFEKAWRPHAVQYLRVAICAQTLAGGDIKTIQLLGGTIPSTTEGLEMNKPCWDILYRWFPTLLTPWTLASICSNFEDYTTICKLLMLKLYNNHWYDRKSIMGECATGVYLGFIPMSKGDFTSINGLKQEEGMWVQRQSRNYLCGQMAIGHPLTQAFLSELRKRTASLYLVVYEGTLADATVHPTEPDLFISRHRSAAALDELDKVDFTTTLTLEEIKNQLRMRKTSMYDPIVVDSWQFIIIDREVGLPFRLIDIVQDTLLMLVGDPSPRQMAKRVIREIIPSSAQESYLEDIKIECSSELRYPPPGEIQHEGNRWRTYNPDPSIIAAKQIKSIPQNISRDDNRFIRRAIEDMERYGIVSLAPEYEEPQTRPIIIQGEDGNPDLYFPYDDSATSVEGERLPILPLPPRTCLVDFAHAFKQKYSNAIMAKGSIQTHYCAWPMPAIKSLGKSGLNFATWEGHVYRWNAMPFDRPSSANAWQYYIQHFLNSKYTFVMFYLTTFVICATDQEDGERKTATLLEEMEDRGWRVTLPRVHEWTSDVEELRLERLFGGIRAA, from the exons ATGTCACCACCTCCAAACGACCATGAAAAACGAGACAGAATTAGGATCCTTCGGTCTCCATTGGATCCCCGAATACCCATGAGCTCATTGGCTGGTCTACCTGACGACGGTACTATCCTTGTACTCAAACACTTTTATGTGGATGTCTGTACAGATAGCATACGGCGGCTATACACCATTGTTCCCGATTTGGACGACTCACAAGATTATCCAGACTCCCCTGGTACTAACGATCAGACTGGAACGGACACGGGTACAGATATCATCCGTGCCTGGTTCCGCATCATGATTCTAAACGATAGCGATGCTGCAACGTTGGAACATGCGACAATGTCGAGAAGTATCGACAAGTTTCTCTCGGGTTGCCAGGCCAGTCAGCTCGAGATGTATTGTGATTTCTTCGAAAAAGCATGGCGACCTCACGCTGTTCAATATCTCCGCGTCGCGATATGTGCCCAGACTCTTGCCGGTGGGGACATCAAAACCATCCAGCTACTTGGAGGCACTATACCAAGTACCACCGAGGGATTGGAGATGAATAAGCCATGTTGGGATATTCT TTATCGCTGGTTCCCTACGCTTCTCACACCCTGGACTCTCGCCAGTATATGCTCCAACTTTGAAGATTACACAACAATCTGCAAGCTGCTTATGCTCAAATTATACAACAACCACTGGTATGATCGAAAAAGTATCATGGGCGAATGCGCCACGGGTGTGTACTTGGGTTTCATACCAATGAGCAAAGGGGACTTTACCTCGATCAACGGTCTGAAGCAAGAGGAGGGTATGTGGGTGCAACGACAATCGCGCAATTATCTGTGTGGGCAAATGGCCATAGGTCATCCCTTAACTCAAGCGTTCTTGAGTGAACTGCGCAAGCGAACCGCATCACTATATCTCGTCGTGTACGAAGGCACACTTGCTGACGCGACTGTCCACCCAACTGAGCCAGATCTATTCATCAGCCGCCATCGCTCGGCAGCAGCATTGGATGAGTTGGATAAAGTCGACTTCACCACCACACTCACCCTGGAAGAGATCAAAAACCAGCTGCGCATGCGGAAAACATCAATGTACGACCCTATCGTAGTCGATTCTTGGCAATTCATCATCATCGACCGTGAGGTCGGGTTACCTTTCCGACTGATAGACATCGTACAAGACACACTCCTCATGCTCGTTGGCGACCCATCCCCCCGGCAAATGGCCAAGCGGGTGATCCGCGAGATCATCCCCTCCTCAGCACAAGAGAGTTACCTAGAAGATATAAAAATCGAATGCTCATCCGAGCTACGTTACCCACCGCCCGGCGAAATCCAGCACGAAGGCAACAGATGGCGAACATACAACCCCGACCCCTCAATCATCGCCGCAAAACAAATCAAATCAATCCCACAAAACATCTCCCGAGACGACAACCGCTTCATCCGCCGCGCAATCGAAGACATGGAACGCTACGGCATCGTTAGTCTTGCTCCAGAGTACGAAGAGCCACAGACGCGACCCATCATCATCCAAGGCGAAGACGGCAACCCAGATCTCTACTTCCCCTACGACGACAGCGCAACATCAGTAGAAGGCGAGCGCTTGCCGATTTTACCTCTACCTCCGCGAACTTGTCTGGTGGATTTCGCGCATGCGTTTAAGCAAAAGTATTCGAATGCTATTATGGCAAAGGGCTCGATACAAACGCATTACTGCGCTTGGCCTATGCCTGCGATAAAAAGTCTCGGGAAAAGTGGTTTGAACTTTGCTACGTGGGAGGGTCATGTGTACCGTTGGAATGCTATGC CATTCGACCGCCCCTCCTCCGCAAACGCCTGGCAATACTACATCCAACACTTCCTCAACTCCAAGTACACTTTCGTCATGTTCTACCTCACCACCTTTGTGATTTGCGCCACGGACCAGGAAGACGGCGAGCGTAAGACGGCGACGCTGCtcgaggagatggaggaTAGGGGGTGGAGGGTTACGCTGCCGAGGGTGCATGAGTGGACGAGTGATGTGGAGGAGTTGAGGTTGGAGAGGCTGTTTGGGGGGATTAGGGCTGCTTAG
- a CDS encoding EutG, Alcohol dehydrogenase, class IV codes for MAITTAIRIAPSRAARALNLLRTVQYTHPPSCPCHSNPNYHQSPSTVQQARRHLATPLDQFQQKEYAFEMAASSIRFGPGCTKEVGMDFKNMGSKRVMVVTDPNVRKLDAMKQVIEGLEREGVTYEIFDKVRVEPKDHSIKEAIDFAKPWKPDAYLAVGGGSVIDTAKLMNLYTTFPEAEFLDFVNAPLGKGLPIPSKLFPLIAVPTTAGTGSETTGTAIFDLVSKRAKTGIAHRNLKPTLGIVDPLNTRTMPSAVHASSGLDVLCHSLESWTAIPYYERTPRPTNPINRPAYQGANPISDIFSLKALKDTVKYLPRAVKDPEDHEAQSQMLLAATLAGVGFGNAGVHLCHGMSYPISGQNPGYKHAGYDVDHTIIPHGVSVAVTAPAVFKFTGASNPERHLAAAEAFGVDISNVKAESAGEVLSEALAEFLIKLGDQPRGLKALGFGKEHLDQLVEGTIPQARVLMLAPSLDMQNIDAEREQLRGLFEDAMEY; via the coding sequence ATGGCGATAACGACAGCAATTCGCATAGCACCCTCACGTGCAGCACGTGCTCTCAATTTACTTCGCACCGTTCAATACACACATCCGCCATCATGCCCGTGCCACTCGAATCCCAACTACCACCAATCACCCTCCACTGTCCAACAAGCCCGCCGACACCTTGCAACGCCGCTCGATCAATTCCAACAGAAGGAATATGCATTTGAAATGGCGGCGTCTAGCATACGTTTCGGGCCAGGATGTACAAAGGAGGTCGGCATGGACTTTAAGAACATGGGCAGCAAGCGCGTCATGGTCGTTACCGACCCAAACGTGAGGAAACTGGATGCGATGAAGCAGGTCATTGAAGGACTGGAGAGGGAAGGTGTGACATACGAGATCTTTGACAAGGTCAGAGTGGAGCCAAAGGACCACAGCATAAAAGAGGCGATTGATTTTGCGAAGCCATGGAAACCAGACGCCTACCTCGCTGTTGGTGGTGGCAGTGTGATTGACACAGCCAAGCTGATGAATCTGTATACCACGTTCCCCGAGGCAGAATTCTTGGACTTTGTCAACGCGCCTCTAGGCAAGGGGCTGCCCATTCCATCCAAGCTCTTCCCGCTCATTGCAGTACCGACAACGGCAGGCACTGGATCTGAGACAACCGGTACCGCCATTTTTGACCTCGTTTCGAAACGTGCAAAGACTGGTATCGCACATCGCAACTTGAAGCCTACTCTGGGCATAGTCGATCCCCTAAACACACGTACCATGCCGTCAGCTGTTCACGCATCTTCTGGTCTCGACGTACTCTGCCATTCGCTCGAATCATGGACTGCCATCCCCTACTACGAGCGTACTCCACGGCCGACAAACCCCATCAACCGTCCAGCATACCAGGGCGCGAATCCCATTTCCGACATCTTCTCTCTAAAGGCACTAAAAGACACAGTCAAGTATCTGCCTCGCGCCGTCAAAGACCCCGAGGACCACGAAGCGCAATCTCAAATGTTGCTGGCTGCAACCCTTGCCGGTGTTGGTTTTGGTAACGCAGGTGTGCATCTCTGCCACGGCATGTCATACCCCATCTCCGGCCAGAATCCCGGTTACAAGCATGCAGGCTATGATGTTGACCACACCATCATTCCCCATGGCGTTAGTGTCGCCGTCACCGCACCGGCGGTATTCAAGTTCACCGGCGCATCTAACCCGGAGCGACATCTAGCGGCAGCCGAGGCATTCGGCGTGGACATTTCCAACGTAAAGGCGGAGAGCGCAGGAGAGGTGTTGAGCGAAGCGCTGGCAGAGTTCTTGATCAAACTTGGTGATCAACCGCGAGGTTTGAAGGCCCTTGGTTTCGGCAAGGAGCATTTGGATCAGCTGGTCGAGGGCACGATTCCGCAGGCAAGAGTACTGATGCTGGCGCCGAGTTTGGATATGCAAAACATTGATGCGGAGAGGGAGCAGTTGCGGGGTCTATTTGAGGATGCCATGGAGTACTGA